GTGCTCCATCCACTGCAcaccccttttttcttttcctcaagtATGGATCAATTTGATGCCAGGTATGTAACAtcaactttgtttctgttaacaGTATTTCCACTTTTACAAGTGTTAGTGGACCTTGATTTACATCTGCTATTAATTCATCAGTTACTGCATTTCTAGTTTAATGGTTAATAGCTGAAATCCACAAATAATGCATTCTGTATGACTTCCATTTTTAGCAATGAAACCTGGCAAAGAAGTATAGCACTCCCATTTTATTCAGTTTGTTTCCCATAAATATCTGTGAATCAGTACTGTAGATGATCTAAACAGATGTTGTGCTTAGATTTAGAATTACACCCTAATATTTTAACAATATATTCTAAACAATCTTAGTCAGCTTTGAAAGTACTGATTTATTCAGTAGAACAACTGATAGCACCTGTTATGCAAATGTGACAAAATAAGATAATGAATTGAAAGATACAAGATAAAATGTAATTGAGATAATATACATTATCAGTTAAAGTAGGTATGCAGTATAAACTAAAGCCTCAGAGCGTGTACTTTGGCACAACTGTGCTAAGGTCAATGAAATTACTGTGATTTATGCCAACTACACATCTGCAACaattaaattattagaaaaataaagtattttcattaattttctctaaaatagagaataaaacaaacactATTTAAATGTCCTGTTTGTCAACCCTTTTCTATGGGTGTTTGTTTCTATATACAAACCTATCTGAATATAGATTTACATCACTATGTTCTTAACCCTTCAAACATATACAGAGCTCTCTGCCTGGAATTGCTCATGTTCCTTTCAACAACTGGATATCTGACTCTTACCGGGGCTCTGGAGGAACATGATGATCTACCACAGGGCTCAAAGACAAATTCAGCTTTCCTCCAAAGAACAGTTCCTGTTTGTTGCCAGTAGTTCTGGATTTTACTATAGGCATGAAAGGGGATGCCAGCACTTCATTAAGAACAgctatgcaaatattttaaagcagctgtgctAGCCATcaagcactgcagaagctgcaggatGAATTGTAGGGGTGTATCTTTGATACGTGTCCAAATGTACCTTGTAGAGAGTGGAGATCAAGATAGACGAAGGTCAATAAATGGTCCTGACTGGACAGTCAAAAGGATTGCAGAAATCAGGGTGAGAAGAGGTAAATGTGCTCAAAATGATGAGTCTGTTGCTAGCTGGTGAACAATCTCTCCCCTTCAGCAGATTCTGACAAACAGGATGATTATTCTTCATTAATGTTTCATCATTACttgaatgttttccttctgagcACACATACTTTTCGTTTTGAAAACCTACCCTAAATCTGAAGTACTAACAGGCAACCATACGGTATAGTAAATGTAATTAACATCATAAAGTGTAAAGAGATTTATGTTGAAACTCAGAACCCCATACACTAAGTAAGCATTGTGACTACAGAATTACAGCTTCTGCAACGAACCAGAAACAAGTgcaattcctttttctgtcttccttatttcttaGATTAGATTTTGGGAATAAGTCAGGTCAGAGGGACAGAGGGACTACCTAATGACCCTTTTTACTataactatttctttttttaactggagATGGTTTAACGGGTACTGTTGCAAAAACTGCATTGCTATGGcaacctattaaaaaaaagaatcactgtAGTTACATCACATACATATTGACATGTAAGCAATCACATTGagttttttcttgaaagacaAAAGCACCTCcagattttctattttatatatatatgtgattTAGGCATAGGCTGACTATAAATAATCTCCTTTCTTGAATATTTACATTCTCATCTAACTAAACTACCTTAACCCTGCATGAACTCTAGCTATGCAAAAGTGACACGCATTTTAATTGGGCAGCATATGCTGAACctgaaaggaatattttatggttttttccccacacagaaGGGCTGGAAACtagtatatatatgtatttatttactataTCCTTGTTTAAGTAAGTTGCGGGTTTTTTGTATGGTTATAATTGTTAAATACAATTTACGTTATCAAATagatataaatgtaaaatgttcATATAAATGTTAAAAGCCTGATTATTTGAGcactgaaaattataaaaatgttaaatgctgAATCACTGCACATTAACTAAAAGAATGACTAACAACTCACATTGAACTTATTTTTAGTTGATTTTACATCATATCAGTAATTTTCTTGTTCTGATACAAGCCTTTGCATTCATTTTGCTGTCATGCTAGCATTACTTACCCCATAGCTAGAGAACGTAAtctggaatatatttttaataccttttttcaACTGAGAAATAGTCCTGGTGATTTGTTTGtaagaaaaactgcaaagagTAAATATTTACGTATAAAACACCTTTTCAAATCGGAAGGTGTATTAACATACTAAAACCAAACAAGGCACAAATGCATTTGCAATCAATAACTCAAAGTAAAGGAGTCCTTTAAAATCAccacattcaaaataaaagtagatacaaatctattttaataataatcAGGTGTAACACAGGACCAGTAAGAGGGAACACTGAGACACCCAGGTTTTGTTAAGTGCTTTGTTACGCTGAGTTTAGAGACAGATCTGAAAGGGAACTGAAGCACCATACCACTGCAGCGTCAAGCTGCAACGCACCTGGCACATTCAACAAAACCCAGAGCCTTCTTCAGATGCTTAAACTTCTCTGTACAACAAAAGGGAGGGCTAATTGTCCTGGGTTGTGAACCAGTTTAAGGGCAGAACACAGCACTTCCCAATACGAAATTCTCAGAGCAGCACATCTGCTaggtctttttccttttaagtttaCACAGCTTCCCTGCAGCTCAAGGCCCAGGCAAAGACCCATCTCTCTGGAGGATCCACCTTCTCAGGAGTTTGATCTCACACAAAACAATACAGTTACGCTCTCCTTTAAAAACATGAGGTGCAGAGCAAATGCAACTTCCCTTTAATACGCTATTTAACTACACAGGGCACTTTACCCAGGAGGAGTGAGGGTTACACGCTTTCAGTTCTCTAGTACTTCAGAGGTAGTACCCTGAAAAATGCCTGGAGTCTGGAAAGACTTCCTGACCCTCTGCTTGGGGCACTCCCCACTCCTTCCCTCCTGAAGGTAGGAAGAGGCTACGAACACGACACGGATTGATGCGGAAGGCTGCCTAGCTTGGAGGTAGTCACGTTCTAATTTCTGCCTCAAGAACTGTGGAAGAATTTTATCAGAAAATTGCACAATGAAACAATTTCCTATAGGTACATGCAGGACTAGCAGAATTACAGTTTTAGTAACAAGCACTGAAATTTCCTTATATTCTTTTTGTGctcaaaggatttttttgggCACTCTAAATCCCAGATGGGTATGTAAAGAAAGAATGAGGTTTTTGAGTGAAGAAAGTACTTCCCAAATTGCAAAACTACTGTCAGTAGAATTATGTAGGATGCATCATATGAAGCCCCAGCAGTTTTACTGCAAATCACTCAAGGGTTTTTGGTTGGACCTCtgtaagttttgtttttcaaccAGTTCAAACGGTTGATTTGATTCGCATTTGCTAAAAGGAACAACAGCTGTAACTGTTGTTGCTGTCCTTCACAGTTccatacagaaatgtttaaaaaaaaaggaaataaaaacaaactaagGTTTGAATTTGAACAATTTGTACAATTTCTGTGCCAGATCTGGTtgagagatgaagaaaaaaaaagtctgctggGAACAGAAGAGGATGGAAAGTTAGTAATTATGTCTCTCAGTACCTGTTTTGTTTACTAATCAAAGGTCTAATTGCTTTGctctattttaattaagaatgttcttattttaattagttACTTTTCCTGCATACATTAGCATTGAGAGAAACCACTGAGGATATGAATAATATGATTAAGAGTTTGAagttaagcttttaaaaatgttttaacaattTCACAAGTgtttaatgatgaaaaataaagctgttctTCATAAATGTGGCTACTGCTTCTCCAAGGATTTCATCCTAGCtcaaaaaaaaaggtcttttttgtcttttaactTAAAAAGTCAACTGGTATCAAATATAATTAACACAGGCACCAAAAGAGCTAACGCAGGAATATGAAAGGTTTGATAGTATTTAGATATGCTAAAATGTGCAAGTTGGCCAAACCTTTTGAAATGTCCCAATGCGACAGCCATTCTCTTAAGAACCAATCTCAACATTATTAGCAATTATCTTTGAAACTTGGGGAACTTTTATCTTCCTCCCTGACAGAGGCTAGGAAAAGGCAGGTAGTGCCCTATGAAGGAACTGGAGAACTCACACAAATTGTTCCAATTCCTGGGAAGATATCAGAACAAATAACCTTTACATAAGTACTTTAATGAACAAGGACATCTGTAGCAACTGTTGTCTTTATCctatggacttttttttttacaaatgtgttCACTTCCTCCGTGGGGCAGGTACCAGCCTTGGTGTAGAGAGAGAACTATAAATCCTCAAGTTTTGGATACAGCCCTGCCTATTACTCCTGTGTGCAACCTAAGAAAGGTTGGTCTGTGGAAACTAATAGTAGTATGTTACACAGCTGGTTAGAAAACAACACACAGAAGTTCGTAGTTCATTGTCGAAGTGGCAATTGCCAATTGGGATTCTAGAGAGGCCTGTTCAGAGTGTGCTTACTCCAAGTAAGCACATGCAAATGTAACAGCAATGTTTCATTTGTAAtgtaaatgaaacagaaaacatattcATTAAACTTTAGGATAACAGCAAAACGGAAATGTCTGACAAACTCGGTAATAGATCATTacaatttgttttgaaaaaatcagGATGCAATTCAATGAGAACAAATGGAAAGTGCTACCGTTGGAAGGAATAATCAACTGTTCAAGTACAGAatgcaataaatacaaatataggAACAATTGGCAGCGTTTTCAGAAAAGGATAAGGCGACTTTAGTGGACGAAGTGGAATATGAGTAAATATTACTGTGCTGCTTCACAAACAGCAGTCACAGTGGGCTATATTAAAAAGGAGCTGTGAAGCAATCCTGTCCTATCCAACCCAAATAAATGGTTAAACAGAATAATATGACCAGGATGATTCACTGAAGAttctgaaaaggaacaaaaatgaTGAGAGATGTATAGAAAATGtgactgacaaaaaaaaaccctgaaggaTTCTGttcattaaaactaaaaatgccTTAGGAAGACAGTGATGTAGTTTTCAGGAGTGCAGAAAGTAACTAAGGAAACAAGCTATTCACCGTTCTGCTATGCTAAATCTTTTTAAGACATGGCTAAAGGATGGTTTGTCCAGGGGaacttaagaaaaacagtagaTATTTGTCAGAATATCATGGATCTAATTCCATTTTTAGGTGTCAAGAGATTAGGCTAATTCTTGAGGCCTTTTCCAAGCCAGTATTCCGATTGCCAATCTTGTACTTCTTTAATGCCACAGCATAAAGAATTCTTCAGGCAGAATACTGTAGCAAATACCTACCACTGAATTACCTCtgggaagacagaaataataagTATCGCCCAGCTGTAGCAAGGagagaaggcaaagggaaaCTCAGCCCTTGCAAGACTTGCATTGATTTTAGCCTTGGTTTGTTTAGGTACACTTCTGTCAGCTGACTGCAACTCCAGCATCTTTCTCATCTTAAGCACAAGGTCATGCTGCAGTTACCAAACACAAGCTGGTACTTCAGCACCTACATGCTACTGTCCTagcacagcagctgaagaatgTTATGGATGCAATTATAAGAagctaaaaaccaaaaaaatctcagaactGGGTTTCCTAGAAAATCCTAATTAGCTATCCAAGCCATACTtgggaaatatttatttgtaaaaaggatGCATTTTGCCAAAGTCATAGCTAACCTCAAGTATACTACAAAAGCTGCTTAATGTAAAAATCTAACTTCTGCTCAATTACAGAGGTCTGCAAGAATTGCCAGGAACTTTGTTATCACACTTGCATCCACTGGTGAATAGAGGTGGGAAGCACAAAGTGCAAATATCCAGAAGAACAgccatttttcttcatcttattCAAGGGTAGCACTAGGGCACACGATTCTGAGAGGGACCGAACGCTTTCAACTCACACTTGTTACTCAGAGAAGATCGGTGGTTTAAGGACTGGTAACTTGTTTACTTGCAACTAATCTAAAATCCACCCTAAGTcaattgtgcttttaaaaacatagcCATTTGGCAGTAAGATCACAACCACTATGAATGAGCTTCTAGTTCACCAGCAACTAGGAAACAAGGATTCACAGCACAAAGAACAACACGTGTCTGACACTGCCAGGGTGACTGGTAAAGGTTCAACTCCAGATAAGCATTTTAGTCCTCATGAATACTCAACtccacttttccttctttaagaTTACTCCCTCCAGGAGCTGAGCGAGTGATGCTAACAGGATGCTGAAGAACAAAATGCAGTACTGTTGCCTGTATACTAAGTCTACCATAGCCTACAGAATTGCCTTGtaagaaatgttaaattaaGCAAGAGTAATAAAATTCATTCAACCACCCTTTTCCCTCCACAAgccccaccaaaacaaaacaagaccaTGAAAGCACTTGCcaccttttatatttttattgtgcaTTTTGTAAGTGCTTTAAGATACTCCACAAGACTGTATGCCTTATGTTATCCATATGTAGTACGCCACACAGTAAGACAGACCCCCAAAACTTTTCATGTTCTAATTCAAACAGACAAAAGTTAGATAAAATAGTATTCTCATTATACAGAAGGCAAACCACAGAAAGTGTCCTAGATCACATAAATGAAGGCAGAAATTGGAACAGTGTATTAAGTCCATCAAAAATACTATGTGCTTTTGGCAGCTCTAAAAATTGTATTAACCTAGTAAGGGCTTGTCagcttgaaaatattatttaaaaataaattttaatagatttgcaattcagaagaaattcaAGTGTAAAATTCAAACAAGTAATAGGTAGAAAGGGAATAAACAAAACCCTTTTTCCACCTTCAGTACACATTAATTGTCAGACCAGTTTGTCATAGAttactcttctttctttcatatatGGATGCATATAAATTCATGAAGTTAGTCTCAGCGGATGAAATTAAGTTGTCAAGATCATACTCAACTTTGAAGGTAGGATGCTTTCCAAAAATTACAAGAgcaagaaatacagcaaagtgTGCAGTAAGTCCCCATATCTTGAATGACATTTTACGTTCATGGTCATCATATATAAAACAGTGCATCCAACCTGAGTAACCAGATGAGGTTTTGTAAGGCAAGGTCTTGTAATTTAAAGGCTTGACAAAATACTCCAGTGGCACAACAAAAACATCACTCACTTCATCCGGATTAGGAGTGGCCTGGAACGTATCCTCTATAAATCCTACAACTGGTGTTACCACATGATTCAtctaaaaggaagaagaaaaaaataaaataacctcCCCAAACACTAAATTTGTACCAAGTAAAAgaatgttctttattttaaagacatttcagaTGTTACAAAATGAGTACAAGAAACCTATGAAATATTCTTAACTGTAAGGCAATTCAGTCCCTCTAAACACAAGATATTTCTATTTgattttgaatatattttaatcaatttatatttttttgttacatgaTTTTACAAATATCCTGTTCATCCTGTATAATCGTATAGCAGTTAAGAAGGTTTGTCAATctgctacaaaaataaaaaaaatgaatgctgtCTCACGTCTTCCTTATTTACTTTGGCGAGTTCtgattttaactgaaattttccAGATCACCTATGGTTTATCATATCTCTGTATCTTTTTTCCTAGGATAGAGGAATACTTTCCTATAGATACAGAAATATGTTTAAAGTGTATTTAGCTATAAAATAGATACACTTTTTGGAACTGCTCATTTATGgacatttttattctgaatacaATCCCTTCTTCCATAGTGAGGCAAATCTATGGAAATAGTAGCTTCCATGAAAAGGACACCAAAATTCATTAAGATATGTCGCTAGTTCTATTCGTTTGTACCAACAAAGCATCACTGTTCAATAGAAAGCAGTAACAACAAAACTTGAACATTTGTGCTATGTGAATCAAGTCTGGAGAGAGTCCATCCAAGTCAGAATCACTTGGAATGTACATACAGCGAAGACAAAGTAGAATCCAACAGGTAAAATTTTTGTGGTCCAAAACTACATGAGCTTTTCTATTGACTGAGGCAATTTGCTGGAAAACGCTGAAAATCGTTATAAAACCTAAATTGATCCTTTTTATATATAGTCTCTGAACCATGTAGCTTTAATGTTATCTGTacagaaattataatttaaGAAGGCAAATAAAGCATTCTGcaatacaattttaaaactagttctttgttttttttaatggggggAGGACATTGCTAAGAGTAAGTGGCTAACAGACATAAACCAAACAGCAGGCATATTAATAAAGTGAAACTctaacctgaagaaaaaaatatgaagtctTTTGAAACGGTAACCCCTCTGTTACTATGCAACCTGATGCAACTATGACCCTATGCAACACTGAATATTGTTACTGAAATTGGCAGCCTGTTAATTTAGTCACTTACCCTCCAAAGACACCTTCGGAAGAGAAGTCTACTTGCTACAGTTCCACCCAGAATCACAGACCACAACCTCCAGAAGTCCCCTTCTGACTCAATTAaccctgctttcagcagaatATTAAACGAGAAAACTTTTGAGGTTACATCAGGCTGCTGAGGGCCTTGTCTGGATGAGTTCTGTGTTATGTCCAAGGATGAGCAGTATACAGCCTGtcagaaaaatctgttccagtgtttggcTAACCTCATGGTAAAGAGTATTCTCCTTGCATCTCATCAAGATTTTATTTGTTGCTGCTTGCGTCCACTGCCTGACACCAAGAGCCTGGTATCATCTCCTCTGTAACTACTCAGGAGGTACTTGAGGAGAGCAACTAGATCCCCTGCTAGCTTTCCCTTCTTCAGGCTGAATAAACCCGcttctctcagcctctcctcataaTCCATATCCTTACAATCTTTGTGGCTCTCTGCTAAACTCTTAGCAGTTTAGCACTGTCTTTCTGGTACTCCGGTGTGTCCATGACTGGACACGGTACACTAAATGTGGTCTCACAATTACCAAATATAGAGCAAGACTCTCTTCCCTTCGCTCCGCTGGCAATACAGGCTGTGGACTTTAATAAGTAGTGGTTATTTACAGTTACAAGCTTGTAAAGGCCATTATCAaccttacaaaagaaaatagctgGTGCTTACGTTCTAGTAGTATGCTGACTTACTCAGTTTATTGCTTACTTTATCAATTCCAGGCACAAGCCTACAGACGACTTCCACCTTCTCTGGCTGGAGTCCCACTTCTTCTTTGGCTTCTCGGAGGGCAGTATCAATTTCATCTTTA
This genomic window from Falco rusticolus isolate bFalRus1 chromosome 15, bFalRus1.pri, whole genome shotgun sequence contains:
- the NUDT7 gene encoding peroxisomal coenzyme A diphosphatase NUDT7, with translation MAAAQREDDMERRRVKESARRRLRECDVGDRFSRLPLPKASVLLPLTVRAGKLHLLLTVRAMQLRRSPGEVCFPGGKREAIDKDEIDTALREAKEEVGLQPEKVEVVCRLVPGIDKMNHVVTPVVGFIEDTFQATPNPDEVSDVFVVPLEYFVKPLNYKTLPYKTSSGYSGWMHCFIYDDHERKMSFKIWGLTAHFAVFLALVIFGKHPTFKVEYDLDNLISSAETNFMNLYASIYERKKSNL